One Vitis vinifera cultivar Pinot Noir 40024 chromosome 15, ASM3070453v1 genomic window, TCTCTTCTCTCTATAAATCTGCCGACCCTGCCCAGTTGTTATTCCCcccctttctcttcttctcagCCTTGGAGATTGAAAACAACTCCAAAAGAAATAGTTAAGTAATAGGTACCCAGAACAGTTAGTGGTGTTGCATGTGCTCTGGAATCAGTGTGGTTGctttatatgataaaaactGCACAACCCACCGCCCATTACAATCCGACTTCTACGTATAAAAGCTGCCTCCTCTCTTTTCTCAGGCCTCTCCCTCATTTTTCACTGAATCCTTCTCAGTTTGAGAGAATAATCAATGGGTGAAGAAGCTAAGGTGAAATGGGGCTTTAGGattatttttctgtttcttgAGTACTTCATTCTTTTCAGTggatcttatttttttatgtatgatTCAGTCCTGCAttgatttcttttattgataatGTTATCTGGGCAGGAACAAGCTCCAGCTGAAGTTAAACCAGAGGCAGAAGAGAAGAAGGAGGAAAAAGCAgaggagaagaaagaagaaaaaccagaaGAGCAGAAGGAGGAACCTAAGCCACCATTACCATTTGTCTTGTTTGTAGATTTGCATTGTGTGGGATGTGCCAAGAAGATAGAGAGGTCCCTCATGAAAATAagagctctctctctctctctctctctcactctttTTCTTCCTGTCCACGTGAATATAGCTCACTCACAGCTCTCTCACAGCTCTCTCATTACCTGATTCTTTGTCATTGTTGTCATCATTTACAGGAGTCAAGGAGGTTATGATTGATATGGCTCAAAACCAGGTGACTATAAAGGGAATAGTTGAACCACAAGCTGTGTGCAATAGGATAATGAAGAAAACCAAGAGAAGAGCTAAAGTCTTATCCCCTCTGCCTGAAGCTGAGGGAGAACCCATGCCAGAAGTTGTTAGTTCACAGGTTTCATGCAGCAActactttgaaaaataaaataaaataaaataaattctcctGCTGATTTGATGGCATTTTCCATTTTCTGCAGGTTAGTGGATTAACAACTGTGGAACTCAATGTGAACATGCACTGTGAGGCCTGTGCTGCCCAACTCCCAATTGCAACAGCCAAAACAGATCAAGATTAATATACATAAACCCCAATTCTTTATCGCAACACTCATCAGATCAATATTAATCCACACAAATCCAGAACAGTCTCAAATCCAAGCAATTCGATTCCCAAATGCAACACCCACAACAACAGGATTCTCTAACATAATTGAAGAAGAATCAAATCGAACACAAAGAATTCAATCCAATTGCAACAGCTAAAACAGAAAGACTCGGTAAAATAAATCACCAACAATCATACCTCACGCAAACATTCTCCATTCTCAAAGCAAAAACTCACAAGAGCAAGCCTAGGCCTCCGAACGCCGATCCTCATTTCTGACCGCAACTGATCGAGTCAGTCCCGCTCTCCAAACCTCCTTAACAAACTTTCCTACCCGAACTTCAACGATGTCCCAGACTTAATTCCGTCAAGAAACGACCACTCCTGCTCTATCACGCCGATTTTGTTCTGCATGATCATCAGAACAACTATAAACAaagcataaaaaattaaaaaaaaaacacgtcAAGAATCTCACATAGAGCGCCTCGGTGAGCTCGGGCCCCCAGAATCCCCTGCGGCCGGGCATTGCGTTGATGGCCGGGACGAACGCGAGGGTTTGTCCTGACGGGCAGAGGGCCGCCGTTGGGTGGGATCCCTAGATCAGGAGGGTCGTCAGCCGGAGGAAACATCTCTTATCACAGCTTGAGTTTGGAAACGATACGGTGGCAGGGCTTTTCCTTGGAAATGACGTGAGATTTTCTCGGTAAAATGCGAGAAACAGATACGAAACAAAGcagtaaaaataaaagaacccGTCAAGAATCCCACGTAGAGAGCCTCGGTGAGCTCGGACCCCCCGAATCCCCTGCGGCTGGGCATTGCGTCGATGGCCAGAACAAACGCGAGGGTTAGGTTTAGAGTTAGGGTTTCTCCTGACGGGCAGAGGGCCGCGGTTGGGTGGGATCCCTAGATCGGGAGGGTCGTCAACCGGAGGAAACATCTCTTATCACAGCTTGAGGTTGGAAACCATACGGTGGTAGGGCTTTTTCTTGGAAACGACGTGAGATTTTCTCGGGAAAATGCGAGAAACTGATAGGAAAGCATGGAGTGAGGCTGTCTCTCAAATCTCGTTTATATGCGATTCGCTTTCCAGTTTTCTTGAGCGTTTCTTGGAGGTTGTGCTGAATAGAGCCTACCTGCATGAGAGCTAAGCTAACTTCACTCCTTAGTTCtgataataaatttacatttttacccTGGACAATTACCATAAAGGCACAATGGCCAAAAAGTTCCTAAATTTGCATTAAAATCAGACACGTTTGTGAGCCAAAATTATccaaggttttaaaaaaatcaaataccaTAAACAGGTAAGAAGACTATCATTTTAATACGCATAGGTGATCATTTAGCTAATAATTATGACAAAAttgttctcttttatttttattattagttagtactatgaaattttagtataatttttatttttttggtttttttatacaattgtgataaattttcaaaacttgaagaaagaaaaaaaaaatgaaattaacaaataaataggataaaaaacgatatttgatgaaattttaaattaattgtggTTAAGGACATTTAACTCAATCTCGAGAGAGGTGAgtgaaattcaatttataaagtaaatttactttttagttttatttaaaatttataacattatttttatctaaattttttgtGGTATTTGaaatgcaattattttttatgttgtaaaaattaaatttacatttatAGGAATtcagtttaatttttaaaaatctattactatatataagattttatttttatttttttgaaatttgatgatATAATACATAAGATGTTTTTATGGGAAATTTGAGTGGGGACATTACTAGATCTACCCTACCCTATCTAACTATATATAATttggctttttatttttttattttttggaatttgatgGGATAAATCCTAGGTATGTTTGTTttgaaatcttttcaaaattattgactAAATTACTTGGGTTTTAGGTAtaaaaaggatttgaaaatcTTATATAGGTgtgttaaatataaaattataagaaaatctatACATGTCATTGTTTCCTCTTGttcaaaaactttaaaaattatgatcaaGTTTGAAAAATCTTGAACGtttatttagaaagaaaaaacaaatatcaataaGTAACTAAGTTATCAAACCTCCATATGGTTTTAAGGTGATTTATTAAGGAGCATAGGGGAGTGTTGCATCATGGATATGATAAATACATATAGGTGTTGGTCATTATAAAAATTGCAAGAAgaattcaagtaaaaaaaatattaagtattattattttaaggttgaaagtgttttttaataacatcgttaaactaactctaaatctcaataatcaaccaaaataataattgacTCAAATATAATAAGaccaaaagttttaaatttaagatattcCAATTAGGTATAGAAAACATGACAACTACCTATTCGCAGTTCCTCGATCAAAAATATAGGTGATATATTAACATATTAAGTTATCATTTTCTAACCTCCATTATCACCCCGATTAAGGATTCTCCATATAAAATGGAATTTGtagaaaatttctaaaattaaactCAATTTTGACTTATATGACTAATTCTTTGAATTGAAGAGATTGTTTCGTATTCTTACCAATTTGTAGTTTGTTTGCATTAGATATGAGgagttttataagaaaatatgcaATGTTAAAGCATCAAAAGGCTAGAACTTGAAACTAGCTTAAGATGCTATAGcaaaaaaatcaatgatattGGTAGAATTATTGGTTCAAATATCACATatggggaaaatgaaaaaatggatgGGAAGTTGGTacacctagttttttttttactgaaaatatggaagaaaaaaaatcaagtcttttatttaaaaaaaaaaaaaggaaaatttaggGATCACAAAAGATCTAACTACCAATATAACATATCaccaaatatttatcatttattagtgattttttgaagaaaaaaaaaccaacattatcctttattttaaatttttaagacttatgaaaaaaattgtttagtcCTTTCTCTTAGGGTTTGGTTCTTGCAAAGTAATACTTAAGTTATATAACAACGACATGAATATTCTTTATTCCCCTGCATAAGGTTCATCAGTTTCTCGAGGAAACTTCATTCTTCAGTGACATgcaataattgtttttgaaagatAGCTACTGTAAACATAGAATCAATATGAAAGTTTATATACATGTCACTTATAATTAGTTGTCATATGCTCTAACCATCCATTCGTTAGTGCATGCATGGTGCCTATTCTTGGTCTTCACATTTTATAGGCATGGAGATGATACTACATTTGGCTTGTGGTTGTCTGCATGGTTTTGGAAATTATGGATACGCATGTTTGAGGCTTTTTGGTTTTGTATGTCGTGGAAGATACAATTCCACCAATGGATTATGACTGTCATTTAATGCATTGCGGCCAATATGTCATGGCAGGAGAGATTACAAAAATACATGACGAGGTAAATCTATGTTATCTGCTAATAAAAATAACACCTTCTTTGTTTTGGTGGGATTTTTGAAGtaaaagaaatgtttttgaCTCACTAACCTTCTACATTTCATACAATGTGTCCAAGTTGGGGAATGACCCTATAAAGCTGACCTTGGTAAGCAGAATGATCTTTTTCTTGTATGATCCAGTCTATAAACATTTGGTATGTCTttcttgaaacaaaaaaaaatcaacaacagttgaaatcttttaattttccaaTCACTACAAAACTTTAAAACCTTAAAGTTCTTTCATTAGGAATTGGATCTGTTCCATTAAGCATCAGTTCTTTCATTAAGCATTAGTTCTTTCATTAGGAATTGGGTCTGGCTTTTATAGTAGATATAAAAGAGCTTTAGCTTTTTAAAACatagacataaaaataaaaggaaaaataaaaagtaaaacaaaccGAGTAAATTGCATAGGCCTATGTGgcaattttttcaaacatgAACTAACTAGGCCAAGTATCTTGAAcatatcaattattaattataatcaaAAGTTTTGAGCTTAGAATTTACGAAATCCAGAAGTGTTTAAGTTAAGGAAGGTGCTACTTTTAATGGTGCATATGGATTCATTTGGTCAGAATGGTAGGTAATTATGTTCATTAGTAGTGTGTTTGACATTAATATATCCATTGGATtgttcttattaattttctaatttagatGATCAAGCCTCTTAACCAGCCTATGGTAGAATTCCACTCTTGattgaaggaaaggaaaattattgggttgaagaaaatccattagagtttcaatttgaaaatgtacTTGAAGATTTGGTCTCTAAAGGGTAGAGTATTTTCTATGATAATGACTTCTCATACTTCTACATGTTTTTTCTTGGCTAAATTTTAGTTCGTGCATGTGTATTAGGCCTACAAATATATCTGATAAACAATTCTCAGTACAATATTTGAAACTTTTGATATTCAATCTAGTTGCATAGAAACTCTTTTTTAGGTTCAAACTGGGGAATTCTCAATtcaagttttttaatttatagagttttttttttctaccaaatttcttttgtgcgggcatatgtatatattaaataattgttgatactttatttgaaagttttgaaattcAATCCAAAAGCATAAAACTCTTTTAGTTAAACCtagtagttttttctttctttctttatgagaaacaacaaaataatatatttaaataagaatgaaaaagtacaaaggaatgatgagaaatcctctcaaaaacaaataatttaacaaatgacgttccaaaatactaaaaaaacctATACATCATAAGACAATTACACAAAACATTTCCTAACTAGTCCACACATTTGAACCTACACACCCACACCCAATTAAGTTGGGTCacgttaaggggaatgcc contains:
- the LOC109122096 gene encoding heavy metal-associated isoprenylated plant protein 9-like, yielding MGEEAKEQAPAEVKPEAEEKKEEKAEEKKEEKPEEQKEEPKPPLPFVLFVDLHCVGCAKKIERSLMKIRGVKEVMIDMAQNQVTIKGIVEPQAVCNRIMKKTKRRAKVLSPLPEAEGEPMPEVVSSQVSGLTTVELNVNMHCEACAAQLPIATAKTDQD